The DNA window AATAATTAGATGAAAGTAATAGTCAGTTCACTTGGGAAGGATCTTGACTCAAAGATCAGTCCCGTTTTTGGACGAGCTCAGTGGTTCATATCAGTTGATACAGATGACATGTCATATGAGGCCTTTGAAAATCCTTCTATCAGCCAGAGCAGCGGAGCTGGCATAATGGCAGCTCAGTTCGTTCTTAAGAAAGGCCCGGCTTCTGTTCTGAGTGCAAACATCGGCCCAAATGCGTTTGAAGTGCTACAGGCCGGTTCGATATCATGCTACATCGCGGAGAACGGAACGGTAAAAGAAACTGTAGAAGCATTCATAGACAAGAAACTCGATAAAATGGGATTAGCTACAGCGAATAGCCATTCCGGTATTGCTGGAAATCCTGAAGGCAGCTCAGAAGGAAACAAAGGAAATGCTGACGAGCTTTTGATGCTTACAGAAAAACTTCGCGATCTCAGAACACAGGTTGCAGATATTCTTGAGCAACTTGACCGCATCAGTGAAGGATAGCGTTATGAGAATAGTTGTATCATCGGATAATGATAAAGCTCTTGACAGTTCCGTAAGTCATCACTTTGGACGATGCCCGTATTTCACGGTTATCAATATTGAAGATGATGAA is part of the Candidatus Aegiribacteria sp. genome and encodes:
- a CDS encoding NifB/NifX family molybdenum-iron cluster-binding protein encodes the protein MKVIVSSLGKDLDSKISPVFGRAQWFISVDTDDMSYEAFENPSISQSSGAGIMAAQFVLKKGPASVLSANIGPNAFEVLQAGSISCYIAENGTVKETVEAFIDKKLDKMGLATANSHSGIAGNPEGSSEGNKGNADELLMLTEKLRDLRTQVADILEQLDRISEG